The proteins below come from a single Metarhizium brunneum chromosome 1, complete sequence genomic window:
- the CLIP1 gene encoding CAP-Gly domain-containing linker protein 1, with translation MASTTTTTTTATSTRALRSRPSLSRLRGPSSFASTPNLNTLFTAQSKLLPPTLGLPRKASLAALTPSSLASIPDVSESYALDTVLSDSSPAMAPATPRRQSAEDLLVGDTVDVPGGMYGTVRFVGTVQGKKGTFAGVELHQDFAARGKNSGDVDGISYFATSTPGAGIFVPVVKASRRGSSTSSFPMTPTASANGRANGVNYTPPGLPKFSASVGPGARAPSPGPKRPPRTSLPRPDSPVRRTQMTPGPRPSIGTPAPRPPARYGSPTNNSRFTQSVRGTAGDPNKKPSRLDRKPSIGGPRSASVLGSAPGFDEESTPSLSGSPRRLGPNGLGSSVSVLNLRRPASRANAANEEEMERLRSQLEDRDRQLKDQATTLAEMESSLVELQGLIESTDMPGMRRNSLDDKDSAQLRAMLREKNDKIAMLTSEFDAHRADFRSTIDTLEMASTETERVYEKRIEELMGDIRELEARNLDVDSVASQLRQLEELVQELEEGLEDARRGEAEARGEAEFLRGEVERTKTELRREREQSGPGGGAPHDDKGALLKELEQKEDEIRGLKAIIHSLSRDSIGDAEDRTPTQRRGSFMNGGEDGETARASLARQVAELQSLLDKKNGREEELEQELEALRGGNLATQKNSGHRSSLRDSRDTVIPVRFYEPISPEVNHTREPNHRRGNTLDTMHESDAYSTATENSTLWCEICETGGHDILTCTNMFGPEGAAKASSDIKTGKDVVREGLKLQNSLGVKDAHPAPLSPTKPKAAFPTAPAIKILPNPMESGPVAGKESGVVDTGKWCAVCERDGHDSVDCPFEDAF, from the exons ATGGCTTctactaccaccaccacaaccacagccacGTCGACCAGAGCCTTGCGCTCAAGACCATCCTTATCGCGACTACGTGGTCCCTCGTCGTTTGCCTCGACCCCCaatttaaatactttatttacTGCGCAGTCCAAgttgctgccgccgaccCTGGGCTTGCCACGAAAAGCTTCGCTTGCTGCTCTTACTCCTAGTTCGCTGGCCAGCATACCCGATGTCAGCGAGAGTTACGCCCTCGACACAGTATTGAGCGACTCCTCGCCAGCCATGGCTCCAGCGACCCCTCGCCGCCAATCGGCTGAAGATCTCCTCGTTGGAGATACTGTCGACGTTCCCGGTGGCATGTACGGTACTGTTCGCTTTGTCGGTACCGTTCAGGGGAAGAAAGGCACATTTGCCGGCGTTGAGCTTCACCAGGACTTTGCTGCGAGGGGCAAGAACAGCGGCGATGTGGACGG AATATCTTATTTCGCCACCTCAACCCCAGGCGCGGGCATATTTGTTCCGGTAGTGAAAGCGTCTCGTCGAGGTTCTTCTACCAGCTCGTTCCCAATGACCCCAACTGCAAGCGCCAATGGGCGAGCCAACGGAGTAAACTATACGCCGCCAGGCCTACCCAAGTTCAGCGCCTCCGTCGGACCTGGCGCCAGAGCACCCAGCCCCGGGCCCAAACGACCACCGAGAACATCTCTTCCAAGGCCAGATTCCCCGGTGCGCCGAACTCAAATGACTCCTGGACCCCGTCCCTCGATCGGTACGCCGGCTCCCAGGCCACCTGCAAGGTATGGCAGCCCGACGAACAACAGTCGATTTACCCAAAGCGTCCGTGGTACAGCGGGCGACCCAAACAAAAAACCATCTCGACTTGATCGCAAGCCAAGCATCGGCGGTCCTCGCAGTGCTTCGGTCCTAGGATCCGCTCCTGGTTTTGACGAAGAGTCGACACCGTCACTGTCTGGCAGCCCGCGAAGGCTAGGGCCAAACGGACTTGGCAGCTCCGTATCTGTCCTGAACTTGAGGCGCCCAGCTTCCCGAGCCAATGCTGCTAATGAAGAGGAGATGGAACGCCTTCGATCCCAGCTTGAGGACCGTGACAGGCAGCTAAAGGATCAAGCTACGACGTTGGCCGAAATGGAGAGCAGCCTAGTTGAGCTTCAAGGCCTTATCGAAAGTACGGATATGCCTGGGATGAGAAGGAACAGTCTCGACGACAAGGATTCTGCTCAACTGCGGGCTATGTTGCGGGAGAAGAATGACAAGATCGCCATGCTCACCTCAGAGTTTGACGCCCATCGGGCAGACTTCCGCAGCACCATTGACACATTGGAGATGGCTAGCACAGAAACCGAACGAGTGTATGAGAAGCGTATCGAAGAGCTCATGGGAGACATCCGGGAGCTTGAGGCCAGAAATCTTGACGTTGATTCCGTCGCAAGCCAACTGAGACAACTCGAAGAACTTGTGCAAGAGCTCGAGGAAGGCTTGGAGGATGCTCGTCGTGGTGAGGCTGAGGCAAGAGGTGAGGCTGAGTTCTTGAGAGGCGAGGTAGAGAGAACCAAGACGGAGTTGCGACGAGAGCGTGAACAAAGCGGCCCTGGTGGTGGCGCCCCTCACGACGACAAAGGGGCGCTGCTAAAAGAACTGGAGCAGAAGGAAGACGAAATCAGAGGACTGAAGGCCATCATCCACTCTCTCAGCAGAGACTCCATCGGAGACGCAGAGGATCGAACACCGACACAACGCCGGGGGTCTTTCATGAATGGtggcgaagacggcgagaCGGCTCGTGCAAGTCTAGCAAGGCAAGTCGCAGAGCTGCAGTCGctgctggacaagaagaatggcAGGGAGGAAGAGCTTGAACAGGAGCTAGAGGCTCTTCGCGGGGGTAATCTCGCGACGCAGAAAAACTCGGGACATCGCTCTTCCCTCAGAGACTCGCGCGACACAGTCATTCCCGTCCGATTTTACGAGCCTATATCCCCCGAGGTGAACCACACGAGGGAGCCTAACCACAGGCGAGGTAATACACTGGACACGATGCATGAGAGCGACGCCTACTCAACAGCCACGGAGAATAGCACTCTCTGGTGCGAGATTTGCGAGACTGGTGGGCATGACATTTTGACCTGCACCAACATGTTTGGTCCAGAGGGTGCTGCCAAAGCTTCTAGTGACATAAAGACGGGCAAGGATGTTGTTCGCGAAGGCCTGAAGCTTCAAAACTCTCTGGGCGTGAAAGACGCCCACCCGGCTCCGCTCTCGCCGACAAAGCCCAAGGCAGCATTTCCTACAGCTCCCGCTATCAAAATCCTCCCGAACCCGATGGAATCTGGGCCAGTGGCGGGCAAGGAGAGTGGAGTTGTTGACACAGGGAAGTGGTGTGCGGTGTGCGAGCGAGATGGTCATGATAGTGTTGACTGTCCGTTTGAGGATGCATTTTAA
- the mas5 gene encoding Mitochondrial protein import protein, producing the protein MSSEDYYVILGIERTASEAEIKKAYRKTALQNHPDKNPGNAEAEAKFKLATEAYEVLTDSQKRSIYDQYGKEGLNGAGGGSGMPAEDLFAQFFGGGGFGGMGGMFGGGSSRGPPKARTIHHTHKVSLEDIYRGKVSKLALQRSIICPKCEGLGGKKGAVSKCAGCDGHGMKTMMRQMGPMIQRFQTVCPDCNGEGEIIKEKDRCKQCNGKKTIVDRKVLHVHVDKGVRSGTKVEFRGEGDQSPGVQAGDVVFEIEQKPHARFTRKDDDLLYKCDIELVTALAGGTIYIEHLDDRWLAIDILPGEAIAPESIKMVRGQGMPSHRHHNFGNLFIHFNVKFPEKNWTQDQSAFAALQKILPQPSVQNIPPTDAMTEPADLEDMDGQSQNRVFGSPGMDEDEDDGHPGAERVQCASQ; encoded by the exons ATGTCAAGCGAAGACTACTACGTGATCCTTGGG ATCGAGCGTACCGCATCAGAGGCTGAAATCAAGAAGGCCTACAGAAAGACGGCTTTGCAAAACCACCCTG ACAAAAACCCTGGCAatgccgaagccgaagcaaAATTCAAGCTCGCCACAGAGGCATACGAAGTCCTAACCGACTCTCAAAAGCGATCAATCTACGACCAGTATGGTAAAGAGGGCCTTAATGGTGCtgggggcggcagcggcatgccCGCCGAGGACCTATTCGCCCAGTTCTTTGGAGGCGGTGGTTTCGGCGGTATGGGAGGCAtgttcggcggcggcagcagtcGTGGTCCCCCCAAGGCTCGCACCATTCACCACACTCACAAGGTCTCTCTCGAAGACATCTACCGTGGCAAGGTTTCCAAGCTGGCTTTACAGAGATCCATCATCTGCCCCAAGTGCGAGGGCCTGGGCGGTAAGAAGGGTGCTGTTAGCAAGTGCGCGGGCTGCGACGGCCATGGTATGAAGACCATGATGCGCCAGATGGGTCCCATGATTCAGCGCTTCCAGACTGTATGCCCGGATTGCAACGGTGAAGGTGAGATCATCAAAGAGAAGGACCGTTGCAAGCAGTGCAATGGCAAGAAGACGATTGTCGACAGAAAAGTCCTGCATGTCCACGTCGATAAGGGAGTACGCAGTGGCACAAAGGTCGAGTTCCGCGGCGAGGGTGACCAGTCCCCCGGAGTACAGGCTGGCGACGTTGTTTTCGAGATTGAGCAGAAGCCTCACGCTCGATTCACCCGCAAGGATGACGATTTGCTTTACAAATGCGACATTGAGCTCGTCACTGCCTTGGCCGGCGGCACTATTTACATTGAGCACCTCGATGATCGCTGGCTTGCTATTGACATATTACCTGGCGAGGCTATTGCTCCCG AATCCATCAAGATGGTCCGTGGGCAGGGAATGCCATCCCATCGCCACCACAATTTCGGTAACCTGTTTATCCACTTCAATGTCAAGTTCCCTGAGAAGAACTGGACTCAGGATCAATCTGCCTTCGCCGCCCTCCAGAAGATTCTCCCTCAACCGTCTGTCCAGAACATCCCTCCCACTGATGCCATGACCGAACCCGCCGATCTGGAAGATATGGATGGCCAGTCACAGAACCGAGTCTTTGGCAGCCCTGgcatggacgaggacgaggacgacggccACCCCGGCGCCGAGCGTGTCCAGTGCGCTTCACAGTAA
- the p0 gene encoding 60S ribosomal protein uL10 has product MGGKTANKAGYFDKLKGLLEEYRSVFIVSIDNVSSQQMHEVRHSLRGDGVVLMGKNTMVRRALKTFINDTPEYERLLPFVKGNVGFVFTNGELKDIRDKLLANRVAAPARAGAVAPVDVWIPAGNTGMEPGKTSFFQALGVPTKIARGTIEITTDLKLVEAGTKVGPSEATLLNMMNISPFTYGLGIEQVYDQGQAFPAEILDIGEEQLLGTLAKAITTIATISLAINFPTLPSVMHSVVNSYKNILAVAVETEISWPEIEDLKDRIANPEAYASAAPAAAAASGGAAAAAAEEEKKDESEEEDEEGFGGLFD; this is encoded by the exons ATGGGGGGCAAGACTGCTAACAAGGCCGGCTActtcgacaagctcaagggcTTGCTCGAGGAGTACCGTTCCGTCTTCATCGTCTCGATTGACAATGTCAGCTCGCAGCAGATGCACGAAGTCCGCCACTCCCTGCGTGGAGATGGCGTTGTCCTGATGGGCAAGAACACTATG GTCCGCCGTGCCCTCAAGACCTTCATCAACGACACTCCCGAGTACGAGCGTCTCCTGCCCTTCGTCAAGGGCAACGTCGGCTTCGTCTTCACCAACGGCGAGCTCAAGGACATCCGTGACAAGCTTCTGGCCAACCGTGTCGCCGCCCCTGCTCGTGCCGGTGCCGTCGCTCCCGTCGATGTCTGGATTCCCGCTGGCAACACCGGCATGGAGCCCGGCAAGACGTCCTTCTTCCAGGCCCTCGGTGTCCCCACCAAGATTGCCCGTGGTACCATTGAAATCACGACCGATCTCAAgctcgtcgaggccggcacCAAGGTCGGCCCCTCTGAGGCCACCCTGCTCAACATGATGAACATCTCTCCCTTCACGTACGGTCTGGGAATCGAGCAGGTCTACGACCAGGGCCAGGCCTTCCCCGCCGAGATTCTCGACATTGGCGAggagcagctcctcggcaccctggccaaggccatcaccaccattgCCACCATCTCCCTGGCTATCAACTTCCCCACCCTGCCCTCGGTCATGCACTCCGTCGTCAACTCCTACAAGAACAtccttgccgttgccgtcgagACCGAGATCAGCTGGCCCGAGATTGAGGACCTCAAGGACCGCATTGCCAACCCTGAGGCTTACGCTTCTGCCGCccctgctgccgctgccgcctctggtggtgctgccgccgctgctgccgaggaggagaagaaggacgagtctgaggaggaggacgaggagggtTTCGGTGGTCTCTT TGACTAA
- the trm82 gene encoding tRNA (guanine-N(7)-)-methyltransferase non-catalytic subunit: protein MSLTAIPYNRVQTIGNILFATRGGKIHSFNLSDHKHISTWQHPDLERHSIAGDSQNEPKSETKTPTNAENVPETEQSEPPAKRQKVAEGDLNISAGDATATKEEIVQKKVKGGKGKGKSDNHGDKSRMGRVVDRPLITLLTCTDDGKHLIAVSGHDKSVWVFEHDGEGQITQLSQRVMPKRPSAITTGPGSQIIVADKFGDVYSLPLIMTPLSPSSLALRAAPAPKPSSTEPAANTFTVHSKRNLEALEHQRKQLEFERSKGGEAKLEGPIFESHLLLGHVSMLTSLIVTETQGRKYILTADRDEHIRVSRYIPQAHIIEGFCLGHKEFISEMTIPLRREDILVSGGGDDELFIWDWKAGRVLSKTNLLALAREIAPQTTRIAVSGLTSLVYPEEGGVTYVLAVCEDIPAIFTWQLTPDNELKNPGIIQLPCNPLHVAIASASNETALKLVVAMDPGQNVQAKSLHAYTLTRTEHRLSSDVEIPIHGQRSDGPEMQVSESEIRNMFYAIENLRKQGGGGEDAGTDAVAEGNGEEEASPAEG, encoded by the exons ATGAGTCTCACGGCAATCCCGTATAATCGGGTTCAGACCATAGGCAATATCCTCTTTGCCACACGCGGTGGCAAGATTCACTCATTCAACCTCTCAGACCATAAACACATATCAACATGGCAACACCCCGATCTAGAAAGGCATAGCATAGCAGGTGACTCACAAAACGAGCCTAAGAGTGAgaccaaaacaccaacaaaTGCTGAAAATGTCCCTGAAACGGAACAAAGTGAGCCGCCGGCCAAGAGACAGAAAGTTGCTGAAGGCGATCTGAACATTTCCGCAGGAGATGCCACTGCAACAAAAGAGGAAATTGTGCAAAAAAAGGTTAAGGGGGGTAAAGGAAAGGGCAAGAGCGACAATCACGGTGATAAGTCACGAATGGGAAGGGTGGTAGACCGCCCTCTCATCACCCTCTTGACATGTACAGACGACGGGAAACATCTCATTGCCGTATCGGGACATGACAAGTCTGTCTGGGTGTTTGAGCACGACGGCGAGGGTCAAATAACTCAGCTCAGCCAAAG AGTCATGCCCAAACGCCCCagcgccatcaccaccggGCCCGGCTCTCAAATCATAGTCGCCGACAAGTTCGGCGACGTATACTCCCTCCCACTCATCATGACGCCCCTATCACCATCAAGCCTCGCTCTCCGCGCTGCGCCCGCCCCCAAACCATCATCAACCGAACCAGCAGCCAACACCTTCACCGTTCACTCCAAGCGTAACCTCGAAGCCCTCGAGCATCAGCGCAAGCAACTCGAGTTTGAAAGATCCAAGGGGGGAGAAGCGAAGCTTGAGGGACCAATCTTCGAGTCACATCTACTACTAGGCCATGTGTCCATGCTCACGTCTCTCATCGTCACAGAGACCCAGGGACGGAAATATATCCTCACAGCCGACAGGGACGAACACATCCGCGTGTCGCGCTACATCCCACAGGCCCACATCATCGAGGGCTTCTGCCTCGGACACAAAGAATTCATCAGCGAGATGACGATCCCCCTCCGCAGAGAGGACATCCTCGTGTCCGGGGGCGGAGACGACGAGCTGTTCATCTGGGACTGGAAAGCCGGCCGCGTCCTCTCCAAGACGAACCTGCTAGCCCTGGCGCGGGAGATTGCGCCGCAAACGACGCGAATAGCCGTCTCGGGCCTGACATCGCTGGTGTATCCCGAGGAAGGCGGCGTGACATATGTTCTCGCGGTATGCGAGGA CATCCCGGCCATCTTTACATGGCAACTCACACCGGACAACGAACTCAAAAACCCAGGCATCATCCAACTGCCCTGCAACCCACTGCACGTCGCCATCGCCTCTGCTTCCAACGAGACGGCCCTCAAACTCGTCGTGGCCATGGACCCAGGCCAAAATGTACAGGCCAAGAGTCTACACGCATACACCCTCACACGGACTGAGCACCGACTGTCATCCGATGTGGAAATACCTATTCATGGACAACGCAGCGATGGGCCAGAGATGCAAGTTTCTGAAAGCGAAATTCGCAACATGTTTTATGCCATTGAAAACTTGCGCAAAcagggaggtggtggtgaagatgCGGGAACTGATGCTGTTGCAGAGGGCAATggagaggaagaggcaaGTCCTGCCGAGGGATaa
- the gpatch11 gene encoding G patch domain-containing protein 11, whose product MPSFNGTAGPSDDDEDDYMNMTFDDPVPQKETSLQRTQRLKKESLARGLIKSKAQLAEEAAAAREKALSTSMLEAPGAKKSKGLAMMAKMGFSGGALGKKDHDGESSSKPEPIKVSIKEDRGGIGLESEKKRKFDEAMEERGTKTVKIDPDEYRERVRKEREDERLEKQFHAAQRVAERMDEEQVAHDESASDEESESAPRPKPLSSRPLKSIPVLYRGLVRHREEKERDRRMRHDLEQSLSRLPTYDDADEDEDDKRALGKKKTVYVTSEDLDEEDEELDSFNALEPAERLTRLVKHLREKYWYCFWCKMGYESSEMDGCPGVAEEDHD is encoded by the coding sequence ATGCCGTCGTTCAACGGCACCGCAGGACCaagtgatgatgacgaggacgactaCATGAACATGACGTTTGACGACCCTGTACCCCAAAAAGAAACCTCTCTACAACGAACACAGCGCTTAAAAAAGGAATCCCTGGCCAGAGGCCTAATAAAGTCCAAAGCACAACTCGCAGAAGAGGCCGCTGCAGCAAGAGAAAAGGCCCTCTCAACGTCTATGCTCGAAGCGCCCGGAGCAAAGAAGAGCAAAggcctggccatgatggccaagatgggaTTTTCCGGAGGCGCATTGGGCAAAAAGGACCACGATGGCGAGAGCTCCAGCAAACCAGAGCCGATCAAGGTCAGCATCAAAGAGGACCGGGGCGGCATTGGCCTGGAGAGCGAGAAGAAGCGCAAgtttgacgaggccatggaAGAGCGGGGCACCAAGACTGTCAAAATAGACCCAGACGAGTACAGGGAGAGAGTAAGAAAAGAGCGCGAGGACGAGAGGCTCGAGAAGCAGTTTCACGCCGCGCAGCGTGTCGCGGAGCGCATGGACGAAGAGCAGGTCGCCCACGATGAGAGCGCGTCCGACGAGGAGTCAGAATCCGCGCCGCGTCCAAAACCTCTTTCCTCGCGGCCGCTCAAGTCGATTCCCGTGCTGTACCGTGGCCTCGTGCGCCACAGGGAGGAAAAGGAGCGTGATAGGCGGATGAGGCATGACCTGGAGCAGTCTCTCTCGCGATTACCTACCtatgacgacgccgacgaggatgaagacgacaagaGGGCtttggggaagaagaagaccgtGTATGTTACTTCGGAGGacttggacgaggaggatgaggagctgGATTCGTTTAATGCTCTTGAGCCCGCCGAGAGGCTGACAAGATTGGTCAAACACTTGCGAGAAAAGTACTGGTATTGCTTTTGGTGTAAGATGGGGTATGAGAGCAGTGAGATGGACGGGTGTCCGGGCGTCGCTGAGGAAGACCACGATTGA
- the msh1 gene encoding MutS 1 yields MRKFDNCVLLTRVGSFYELYFEHADEYAPLLNLKLASKKTNAGPVPMAGFPFFQLDRFLKILVQDLNRHVAIAEEFPNDAADKVKSGGLMHDRRVARIVTPGTLIDENFIDPYANNYVLAIHLAGSKEAPELKSAMVEDHGIRVSPPASPMLLGLAWLDLSTGHFFTQSADLASLPSILSRIGPREVVLDENIESQKDHDIFSILAEDRHLITYSPKGGLTDIGDWTPLLESPVPESARKTFTSEEVLAGGLVLNYVKGRLQGMTVRLLPPTRHESMQIMNIDKNSLRALEIKQTIRDGLFRGSLLHGIRRTVTKSGARLLNEWLSSPSTSLHVINTRQNLVARFIAAEHLRDSIIMLLRRSQDSQRLVQKFSLGRGDADDLLALAHTIRATEDIVILLQEAAASGSDAAQNECLSGLLSRIDLTQPLKLARKIKGAIDEEGIVHQHEVEDSEASQMLALAQDIVATEGSQEDASSLHKSKKKRPTSIKEYYAEDNDAWIMKPGASTNLKRLHAQLSSLLDEKIELSDSLREKLGASSLTLRWSTSLGHIAHIKGKDTKNLTNIRALSSSRSTTSFHLSEWTTLGQRLDQARFHIRREEQKVFQSLREQVVRNLVKLRGNAAVLDELDILTSFARLAVEQNLVRPKLNNSTTHTIIGGRHPTVEGGLVEQGRSFVRNDCLVGSQPDGLLWLITGPNMAGKSTFLRQNALITILAQIGCYVPASYAELGIVDAIFSRVGSADNLFRDQSTFMVEMLETAHILKQATPRSFVIMDEIGRGTTPEDGTAVSYACLHHLVTVNRCRTLFATHFHGVADLAASDGLCTVDGGGPVQLYCTDVEEDDQGGFVYVHKLRKGINRRSHALKVARLAGLPERAMDTATQVLEAQGAPSTFSTCAASGAI; encoded by the exons ATGCGCAAGTTTGACAACTGCGTGCTTCTCACCCGCGTCGGCAGCTTCTACGAATTGTACTTTGAGCACGCCGATGAGTATGCTCCCCTTCTGAATCTCAAGCTGGCATCTAAAAAAACCAACGCTGGGCCTGTGCCCATG GCTGGCTTCCCCTTCTTCCAATTGGACCGGTTTCTGAAGATTCTAGTCCAGGACCTGAATCGTCACGTGGCTATAGCTGAGGAATTTCCCAATGACGCCGCAGACAAGGTCAAGTCTGGAGGCTTGATGCATGACAGGAGGGTGGCTCGAATTGTTACCCCCGGCACCCTGATTGACGAAAATTTTATTGATCCGTATGCGAACAACTATGTTCTGGCTATACACCTTGCAGGCAGCAAGGAGGCACCGGAGTTGAAGTCTGCCATGGTTGAAGACCATGGCATTCGCGTTTCACCTCCAGCAAGTCCAATGCTACTTGGCTTGGCATGGCTGGACTTGTCGACGGGCCATTTCTTCACGCAGTCCGCAGACCTGGCTTCTCTACCGTCAATACTGTCCCGTATTGGCCCTCGAGAAGTTGTTCTGGATGAGAACATCGAATCCCAAAAGGATCATGACATCTTTTCCATCCTAGCTGAGGACAGACATCTAATAACGTACTCCCCCAAGGGTGGCCTGACGGACATCGGAGACTGGACACCATTATTAGAATCACCAGTACCAGAGAGTGCCCGGAAAACTTTCACAAGCGAGGAAGTCCTCGCTGGTGGCCTTGTCCTAAACTACGTCAAGGGACGACTCCAGGGAATGACGGTGAGACTACTGCCGCCTACGCGACACGAGAGCATGCAAATCATGAATATTGATAAAAACAGTCTGCGGGCCCTGGAAATCAAGCAAACGATCCGGGATGGCCTCTTTCGCGGGAGTCTCTTACACGGCATTCGACGAACAGTTACAAAGAGCGGAGCAAGACTGTTGAATGAATGGCTTAGCTCGCCCTCTACATCTCTTCATGTCATCAATACGCGACAAAATTTGGTTGCAAGATTCATTGCTGCCGAGCATCTTCGTGATTCCATCATTATGCTACTCCGACGGAGCCAAGATTCGCAACGACTAGTCCAGAAGTTTTCTCTGGGAAGaggcgacgccgacgacctTCTAGCACTGGCACACACTATTCGAGCCACGGAAGATATCGTCATTTTACtccaagaagcagcagcgtcAGGTTCCGATGCCGCACAGAACGAGTGTCTTTCGGGGCTTTTATCGCGTATCGATCTCACCCAGCCACTCAAACTAGCTCGCAAAATCAAAGGCGCCATCGACGAAGAAGGCATCGTCCACCAGCATGAAGTAGAAGACTCCGAAGCAAGCCAGATGCTCGCACTTGCCCAGGATATTGTCGCAACCGAGGGATCTCAAGAAGACGCATCATCCCTACACAAGAGCAAAAAGAAACGACCAACATCCATCAAGGAGTACTATGCCGAAGACAACGACGCCTGGATCATGAAACCTGGTGCGAGTACCAACCTGAAAAGGCTGCATGCGCAACTTTCGTCTCTGCTAGATGAGAAGATTGAACTAAGTGACTCTCTTCGCGAAAAACTCGGTGCTTCTAGCCTTACACTGCGGTGGAGCACAAGCCTTGGCCACATTGCCCATATAAAGGGGAAGGATACCAAGAATCTCACCAACATCCGAGCCCTTTCGTCCAGCCGCTCAACCACATCCTTCCACTTGTCAGAATGGACGACGCTAGGCCAACGTCTTGACCAAGCGCGCTTCCATATCCGCCGAGAAGAGCAGAAGGTGTTCCAATCCCTTCGCGAACAGGTCGTCCGGAACCTCGTCAAGCTGCGCGGTAATGCTGCAGTCCTCGACGAACTCGACATCTTGACATCCTTTGCCAGGCTGGCCGTTGAGCAGAACCTCGTCCGCCCCAAGCTCAACAACTCTACAACGCACACCATCATTGGCGGGCGACATCCCACCGTTGAAGGCGGCCTGGTAGAACAAGGCAGAAGCTTTGTCAGGAACGATTGTCTTGTGGGAAGTCAACCAGACGGCTTGCTCTGGCTGATCACGGGTCCCAACATGGCAGGAAAGAGCACCTTTCTGCGGCAAAACgccctcatcaccatccttGCCCAGATCGGATGCTACGTACCCGCTTCGTATGCGGAGCTGGGTATTGTAGACGCCATATTCAGTCGTGTCGGCTCCGCGGACAACTTGTTCCGCGACCAGAGCACCTTTATGGTCGAAATGTTGGAAACAGCGCACATTCTCAAACAAGCGACGCCACGGTCGTTTGTCATCATGGATGAGATTGGTCGGGGAACTACGCCTGAGGACGGCACCGCCGTCTCATATGCCTGTCTGCACCACCTGGTCACGGTGAATCGGTGCAGAACACTGTTCGCGACACATTTTCATGGTGTCGCTGATTTGGCGGCATCAGATGGACTGTGCACagtcgacggcggcggaccGGTACAACTATACTGCACCGAcgtggaggaagatgacCAAGGGGGGTTTGTATATGTTCACAAGCTACGGAAGGGCATAAATCGACGGAGCCATGCTCTTAAGGTAGCCAGGCTGGCAGGTTTGCCTGAGCGAGCCATGGATACTGCAACGCAGGTCCTCGAGGCACAGGGCGCTCCTAGCACGTTTTCTACATGTGCTGCGTCGGGGGCTATTTGA